The DNA region GCGGAGGTCGTTCACGAGCTTGTCGACGGCCGCGCGGGCGCTGGTGGCGTGCTCGGTGTGGACGGACCCGAACGCGTCGAAGGCGTCGATCTCGATCTCTTGGAGCGCGATGGCGCGCTTCGTGGCGTCCGTCGGGGCGGGGGCGACGTCCCACAGGCAGTAGTTCGTGCCGCGGTCCTGGCCGATGATGATGAACTCGCGGGTCTCGGTGGTGGTGTTGGTGCTCACGCGTGCCTCCTGTGATCTGAAAGGGGGGTACGGTGGGCCTCACGTGCCTGGTCGGGTTGTGAGGCCCTTCGGTGCCGGGCCGTTGGGCGGCCGGTGGATTCCCAGTGCTTTCGCGCCCCACCGGCCGCCGCCAGCTAGCAGACCTTCGAGTACGTGCAGCTCTGCGCGGTGTAGCCGCGGCGCTTGCAGTGGCCGCACCAGTGGATGCCGATCTCGCCCGTCCTCTTCTGCTCGACCACGTCCATGCCGGTCAGCAGCTCGGCGCGGATCTCGGCGCGCACCTGGAAGCCAGACAGCAGGTCCTCGTGGATCGACTCGGGCTGGCCGGGGGCCTTGGTGACCCGCAGCACGTAGTACGGGGCGTCGTCCTCGATCACCAGGTGGGGCAGGGCGGTGTTCACGTCGCGCTCGGTGGTGGCGAGGTCGGTCCGTCGGATCGTTGCGCGCATGGCTGGCTCCCTTGCTGGGTGGTGGGGGGTGGTGAGTGGATCTACTTCCATCATTCCCCAAGTTCACTTTGGTTAACCCATTTTGGAAAAAGGGTTTGGGGAATGTTCGCCCAGCTCAGGCGGCCAGAGTCATCGAGAGGGGACCACGTCCCTCGGCGAACCGGGGCAGCTCCTCACCGGTGATCGCCTCGTACAGCGCGCAGTACAGGTTCTCCGCGACGCCCGGGGTGACGGCATTCCCAAGCTGCCGCACCTGGTGCCGCTTCGAGCCCATGATCTTGTACCCCGCCCGGAAGGCCATCGCCCGCGCGATCTCGTGCGGCTGGAGCATCCGGAACAGCACGTCGTCAATGTTGAAGTCGACCGCCGCCTTCACCAGCGCGTACCGGTCTCGCGTCGGCAGGGCGCCGATCGGCTCGGTCAGTTCCCGGGCCCGGCCGTTGCCGTAGTACGGCACGAGCAGGTGGTCCGGCGCGGTCACCAACCCGTGGTGGTTGCCGCCGGCCGAGACGGTGTGGAGCGGGGCGCTGATGTGCCGGGCCTTCTCCTTGTCGCCGCCGCCCCGCATCGGGATCACGAACGGCGGGAGGTAGGCCAGCGCGGTCTCCAGCCGGGCGGTCTGGGTGCGCAGCGGGTCGTCCACGCTCATCGGCTTCTTGCCGTCGCGGCCCTCGCAGGGCACGAGGATCGGGGGGACCACGATGCCGTCGGTCTCGACGGTCGTGCGGGTCGACATCGGCCGGTCCAGGGTGACGGCCTTGTCCCGCCAGGTGCCGCCGGTCGGGACGAGCAGCGGGCCGGGCGCGGCCTGCGGGGCGGCGTCACCGAGCCCGCCGAACAGCGCGTCCTGGCTGTCGGCGCGGCCCTCGATCACGTGGATCGTGTCGGTGCAGTCGTAGCCGTACTCGTCGGCCATGCGGAGCGTCTGGGCGGACAGCTCCCGGGTGACGTCCAGGGTGAAGTGGGGGCTCAGCCAGCCGTTCCACCGGTTGTGGGGGTCGAGCTGGCAGTCGAACGGGCCGAACGTGTCGTCGATGCAGACGCGGGTCTCGATCATCTCGTGGTCCTTGCTGTGTGAGGCGGTCGGTTGGGTGCCCGGCGGGCGGGGATTCCCGCCCCTGCCCGCCGGGCTGAGGATCAGGCGTCGAAGAGGGTGGGCGGCGCCTGCTTGCGGTGCGCGCCCAACTCGGGGACTTCATCGCCGGTCTGCTCGGTCCACCACTTGGCGAAGTGGAGCCGGTGGCACCAGTCGTCGGGCGGGGTCAGGCGGTCCAGCCGGTCGAAGCACAGGAGGACCAGTGGGCTGTCGAGCTCGTTGGCGCCCGCGATGCCCGCCAGCTCCTGCTCGATGCGCTGAAAGCCGTGGCCGTTGAGCAGCCGGCGGTACCCCCACTCGTAGGCGTCCTGCACGTTGATCTTGAGGAGGTCACGGGTGGGGGTGATGAGCCGCGCGTGGCCGCCGAGCTGGTAGCTGAGGGGGAAGCGCGGGTGGCCGGCCGTGGTCCGAACCGGTGTGCCCATGTGCGGGGCGAACTCCTGGTACGTGCAGGTCGCGAGGCGCAGATCGCTCATCCTGGTTTGTCCTTTCGTGTGATGTGGGGGAGGGAAGGTAGCTGTGGTGGTGGCATGACCCCCGGTCGTAGTGGTTAGTGGGTGGACACTATGACTAACGTGTGGGCCCACCTGGAGTACCGGGTACGACCGGGGAAATCGCAGAAAGTTGCAGGTCATCGGCCTACGCGGCCATGTCGAAGAGGTCGAGCTGCTTCGGCTGGCGCCGCAGCCAGTCGTGCGTGCGCAGCGGGCCGCCTGCGTACCCGGGGACGTAGACCAGGCAGGTCCGGATGTCCGTCCCGACGGACGCGAAGCTGCCGTCCGGCAGGGGCTCGATCTCGCCGCCGACCTCTTCGACCACCGCGCGGAACTCGGTCGAGGCCCGGTCGCTCCACCACAGCAGCCCGGCGGACATGACGGACACGAGGATGCCGTCGTCCTTCATGAACCCGATCGCGTGCTTGATGTGCGCCAGGCCGTCGGCGAAGGGCGGGTTCATCACGATCCGGTCGAAGCCCTCCTCGTAGTCGAGCGGGTCGAGGTCGAGGAAGTCACGGGCGATGACGCGCCGGGAGTCACCCTGCTTGCGCAGCAGCTCCGCCCGGTTCGGGTCGAGTTCGACGCTGTCGACCAGGCCGCCGCGGCGGGCGAGTTCGGCGGTCAGGGCGCCCGCTCCGGCCGAGGGCTCCAGGACGGTCATCCCGGCGTAGATCCCGGCCGCGTCGCAGACCTGCATCACGAGCTGGTGGGGCGTCGGGAACCAGCCCTGCTCGAAGCGGGTGGGGTACTCGCCGGCCGCGAGGAACTGCCGGAAGTCCTCCTCGATCCGGTGCGGGAAGACGTGCGCGCGGACCGCCTTGCGGCCGTCCCACCGGCCGCCCATCTCCTTGAGGACCGTGTTCACCTGCGCGTACGTCGCGCGGTCCAGCTCGAACGGGATGCGCACCAGGTCGCCGCTGATGACGGTGCGGGAGTCGGTCAGGGTGCGGAGGACGTCGGTCGGGAAGCGCATGGGGCAGTCCTTTCGGAGAGGGGTGGACCACCCGCCGCATAGTGCCTGGACACTATGCGGCGGGCAGTTGAAGAGGAGGGAGGGTCAGGCGGCGTCGGTCTCGGCGACGGCGGCCGGGTTGATCTCGATCCCGCTGGCTCGCACCGAGGCGATCGCCTGCGCCTTGGTCAGGTTGCCGATGACCTGCCCGGCGAGCTTGCGCAGGTGCCCGATCCGCTTGCTGTGGGCCTCGACGCCTCCGGCGGCTCCGGCCAGGAGGAGAGCCAGCTCCTCGGGGTCGGCGGTCGCCAGCTCGGCCAGGATCTCGCCGGCGACCGACAAGCGCTCGATCTTCTTCGTCAGCTTCGACCGCTCGGAGATGATCCGCTCACGCTCCTCCTGGGGAACGTCGTGGTCTCCAAGGATCGACTCCTGGACGTCGCCCTTCTTGGCCGGGTTCTCCTCGCTGAGGACGAAGAACGAGCCCTGCGACTCGCGGCGCTCCTCCTCGGCGCGGCATGCCTTGACGAACGCTTCGGCCTCCCGGTCGCCGGCGAACCCGCCCTGGGTGTACCGGCTGAGGAACCGCATCTGGTTCGCGTCGCTGAGCTGCGCCGCGTACCAGGCCAGGTTGACGCCGAGGATGCCCTTGGACATGGCGTCCTGCGCCGGGGCGCACAGCTTGAGGAGGTCGATGCGCCATCCGACGTACGCCGGGGACTTGCCGCACATCCGGCCGATCTCCTCGATCTCGTACCCGGCCGTCTCCAGATCCTTGAAGGACTTCGCCTCTTCCATGGGCGTCATGTCCGCGCGGCCGACGTTCTCGGCGACCTGCTTGGCGAGGAGTTCGCGGGACCCGGCGACCGCGCCGTGCAGGACGAGGGCGGTCATCTTGGTGAGGCCGGCCATCTTCGCCGCGCGCCACCGGCGCTCGCCCATGATGATCTGGTACCGCCTGGTGCCGGGGTTGTACCAGACGCTGATGGGCTGGAGCTGGCCGAGTTCGCGCATGGAGCCGGCCAGCTCCTCCAGTTTTGCCTGGTCGAACAGCTTGCGCGGCTGGTCCAAGTCGCGGTCGATCCGGTCGATCGGGATCGTCTTCTGGGTGGCCGCCTTCTCGGCGGCCGCGGCGGCCGTCTCGGCGACGACCTCGCGGCGCTTGCTGACCTTGGTGGGCTCGACCACCCTCTTCGCGGGCGCCTTGCGGGGCGCCTTCTTCGCGGGGGCCTTCTCGATGACCTCGGGGGCGGGGGTGGTGGTGCTGTCGGTCATGGTCTCTGGCCTCTCACTGTGCGGTGTGGAGCTTAGTGGGTGGACACTATGACTAACTTCAGAAGACCCCTGGGGTACCGGGTTGGACGAAGAAAATCGCAGGTCAGACGCGGTTTTTTCGGCCCCCTCTGGCGGAGCCTCTGTCCTCTTCGGGGTCACCTCGGCGGGCGCCTGGTCCTCATCCGCCTCGGCGGCCAGGGCCTCCGCCATCTCGGCCGCGCTCCTGCGGCCGGTCACCATGTCCCACTGGATGAGGTAGACGTCCGGGCCGGGCACGGACACGCTCCTCGGGTTGGACCGCAGCACCTCGTGCCAGCGGCCCTCGGCCTGGACGTAGTCGCCCTTCTTGAAGTCGGACCGTCCCCAGACCTTCGGCGCCTTGGGTTCCGGCGCCGGCTCGACCACCGCCGGTGTCTCGTCGATGGCGGGTTCCGGCGCCTGCGGCTCCTGGTCGACCGCCGCGGCGGGCTCCTGCGGCTTCGGCTCGACGGACCGCACGAAGCCACCGCGGTCCCGGGAGACCGTCCAGTCGTCCTTGCCGCACACGTAGCCGCGCTCGCCCAGCACCCGCGCGATCTCGGCCTGGAGCGACTTCGACCACACCGCCCGGTGGAACCTCTCGCCTTCCGGCGCGGTGATCGTCACCGGCTCGAAGTCCTTGTGCGGGCGGCTGTTGCCATTGAGCCACGTCACGGTCGCCTCGGCGCCGCCTAGCGGGCACGTGACGAGGACCCGCTTCGCCACCTTCGGATCGCTGCTGGCCTTCCTCGACTTCCCCTTCTGCTGGAACTTCGCCGCCGCCCGGGCCTCGCGCACCGCGCTGGCCGGCTGCTCCATCGAGGCGGCGTCGGCGGACTTCGTACCGGGCACCTTCCCGTCCGCGAGGAACGCGTTCATCGCCGCCTCCGGGCAGCGGGCGCGCACCTGCGTGTAGTCCGCGGTGTGCGTGCCGACCCGGCCGCCGTCGAACGTGGCGTCCTCCAGGCTCATCACCTGCTTCGGCGCGAGCCGAAGGTTCCACGCGATGCTCAACGTCTTGGGGTTGACCCGGGCCACCTGGTACCAGGAGCCCGAGTAGCGCACGTAGTCGCCGGGAGCAAAGTCGTCCGGCCCCCAGATCTTCACGCCCTCGGCCTTGGCCTTCTCTACGATCTGCTCCCAGTGCGCGATCTCCTCGGTCAGGTCGAGGATCAGCCGGGCGTGCCGGTCGACCGAGGACCAGCCCTTCTCGACGGCCTCCGCGTGGTGGCGCTCCTGCGCCCGCAGGTCGGCGCGCAGCCGCTCCAGCCGCCGCAGCGTGCGGTGTGGGTCGTTGCGGTGCTTCGCGTAGTTCTCGGACGCCCGGGTGCGGTCCGCCCAGTACGCGGCGCGGTCCCGCTCCTCGAACGACTTCCGCATGTTCGTGTCGATCCGCTCGGCGTCGCGGCGCGCGCGGCGCTCGCTGTGGTGGCCGACGAGGATCGGCTGCCCGAACTCGAACCGCTTCGAGATCTGGTCGGCCTTCTCGCGCCGGGCGTCGGCCGAGGCAACGGCGCGGCCCGCGCGCTCGCTGAACCGCTCGACCCGGTCCTCGGCGCGTTCCTCGCGGGCGGCCTCGGCCTCCGCGAAAGACCGCCGCACCTCCTCCTTGATCTCGACGGTCACCTCGTGGCCGGCCGCGCGCAGGGCCTCGGCCGCGCCGTTGATCCGCCACATCTGGGCTTCCTTGTCCTGCGACCGCCGGATGTAGAGCCCGTCGACGTTGCGCGAGAACCAGAAGCCGTGATCGCGGACGATCTCGAAGACGCCGTCTCCCTTGCTGGAGCCGGTGAGGATCGTGCCCTCCGCTCGCGTGTGGGTGATCTCGATGGTCGCCATGGGGCGCACCTCCTGGGTGGAAGAAGGGGGGTGGGGCCGGGTGGCCCCGCCCGGGGGGGGATCAGTGGACGCGGGTGGCGTTCAGGGCGGCCTCCACGATCGGGAAGGTCTGGCCCCACGTGGCCGCCACGGACAGGAACTCGGTGCCGCCGTAGCCGAGGCGGCCGGTGATCTCGGCCTGCACGGGCTCGTCGCTCTTGCGCAGCTCGACGTAGTACGTGTAGCCGCCGTGGCTCACCTCGGTGATCCACTCGGAGCCGTTGACCAGCTTCCAGTAGGTCGAGCTGGCCGCTGCGGTGAAGACGGCGGAGATCGTGGCGGCTTCCATGGCTGACTCCCTATTCTGGGGGTTAGTGGGTGGACACTATGACTAACTTCCGAACACCCCTGGGGTACCGGGTTGATCGCAGGAAATCGGAGAAAGTTGCAGGTCAGATGGCCTTGCCGAGCTGGGCGCGGGCCTCCAGCCGGGCGTCCGCCCAGGCGTGCAGCAGGGCCGTGCCCGCCTCGCCGGCCGCCTCGCCCGGCGCCTTGCCGCCCTCGATGGCGGCCACGTACCGGCGGCCGATGAACTCCACGGCGCTCGCCCGGGTGAAGGTCTCGACCAGGCCCTCCAGGTCGAGGTGCGGGAAGGACTCGTGGAGCGACAGGGCCGCGAAGGCGGCGATCCTGCCGACCGCGTCGCCGAGGTCGCTGGCCTCGCAGGCGGTGGGGATCTGGGTGGCGCTCATGGCTGGGACCTTCCTGGAGGAGGGGGCGGGGCCGGTGGGCCCCGCCTGGTGAACGAGGGTCAGGCGGCGAGGATCGCCTCGCCGACCGCGGTGAGGCTGACCGGCTGGCCGTGGAACAGCGGGCGGCTGGTGTCCTGCTTCGCCCAGCCCTGCGCGATCACGAACTCGACCATGTCCTTGCGGGGCCGCTCGCCGCGCTCGACCTCGACCCGGGTGGCCGCGACCCTGAACTCCTGGAGCCTCACGCCGTTGTCCCGGATGGCCTCCAGGGTCCGCTTCTGGGCCGGGGTCACCTTCGGCACCTCCACCGGGGCGGGCGCCGGCTCCGGGGTGGGCTCCGGCTCCTCGGCCGGGGGCTCGTCCTCGGTGATCTCCATGCCGTCCGTGGCGGACAGGAAGCGGCGCAGCCCGTCCTGCTCGGCGAGGCGCTGCGCGTTGGAGACCAGGCTCGTGCTCATCCCGAATCCCCACTGGAGCAGCGTCTCGATGGCTTCTTCGCGCTGCTTGGCCAGGCCCTCGATCGGTCCGTGGACCTCGATGCGCTTCATGAGCTGGCGCCAGGGCTTCGCGATGCCCGCGCTGACCAGGGCGGCGTCCATGAGGCCGTCGAGGCTCGCACCGTCGACCGTGAGCGCGTTGGTCAGCCGGGTGCGGGCCTTGGCGTCCTGGTCGAAGACGTCCTCGGCGCGGCTGGTGAGGACGCGGTAGGCGGTGGTGACGTTCATGGCGGGCTCCTTGGGGGTGGTGTTAGTGGGTGGACACTATGACTAACGCTGTATCCCCCGTGGGGTACCGGGGTGACGCAAAGAAATCAGGGAAGTTTTCGCAGGTCAGAGCCCTGTGGGGTCAACGTGCGGGCCGTGCGAGCCCCGCGCCTTAGTGGGGAGGCACTAAGCTGCGCGGCATGGAACGCCCCGAACTCCCCGCCGTCTTCGCCGCCCTCGCCGAGCTGGCCGGTGAGCCCACCGTCGAGCGCGCGCAGGTCCTCGGCCGCGCACTCAAGGCCGTCCCCGACCTGTCCGCGTGGATCCGCTCCGAGAGGCAGCGCACGGTGCGCGCCCTGCTCGACATGCCGCAGCACAGCGCCAAGACCCTGTCCGGCCCGCTGGAGGTCACCCCCCAGCGCGTCCACGACATCGCCGCCGGGCACCGCGCGACCGAGAACAGGCGAGCAGCCGCCGCGAAGGCGGCGGCCAAGGACTGACCTGCCCGCGCGGGTCAGCACGCTGCACCGAAGAGGTCGAGCTGCTCGGCGTCGTCGGGCGCGGTGGTCAGCTCGGGCATCGGCGCCGGGAGCGGCCGGGGTGTGTTCGGCAGCTCCGGGCGCGACGTCGGGCGCTCGGCTTCGGCGCGCAGCTCGGCGACCAGGTCGGCCGCGATGCCGTGCTCGGCGATCTCCTCGTCGGTGGGCACCCAGCCGGCCGGGCGACTGCGGCCGAGGCGGTGCGTGATGCCCTGCACCCGCGCCCACACGTCCCACAGCCGCTCGTCGCGCGCCTCCCAGGCGTGTAGCTCCTCCATCGCGGTGTACGTCGCTTCCCGCTCGGCCAGGCGCAGCCGGTACTGCTCCTCGGCGGACGCGCTCTGGTTGGTGTGCAGCTCGCCGCCTAGGAGCGGGCGCAGGGGCTGTACGTCGGCGGGGCCCTTCGGGACCGGCACCGGGCGGTAGACCCGCCACAGGTGCAGCGCCTCGCGGCCGTCAGCGGTGACGCTGACTCGCTTCGAGTCGGGCCCGAACGGCTCGGAGATGACGAGGAGTCCGGCGTCGACCAGCGGCTTGAGCCGGGCGGGCTCGACGCGCCGACCGGCGTAGCCGGGCTGGGGGAAGAAGCGCAGCGCGCCCGAGCGGTACTGGAGCTGGACGGCCGCCGCGACGGCCATCAGCTCGGCCTGGTGGGTCGACCAGCCGAGCGCTTCGGCCCGCTTGCGGCCCCATGCCCGCTCGCGGGCTCCCTCGAGGACGCGCTCCGCCACGGAGCCGGCCGCGGGTGCCTCGGGCGCGGCCGGGGCGGGCTCGGGCTCGACGGGCGCGGGCGGCGTGGCCGGGGTCGGCGAGGTCTCGCGGACCCGGGCGCCGTAGTTGGCGACGGTAATCATCGGGCGGTCGCCGCTCGGGTAGCGCACCGAGACGCGGAACGGGTACGGGCCTTCGCCGGCCAGGCGCTCGATCTCATCGGCCTGGGCGGCGATCGTCTCGTCCGTGTGGCGGGTGAGGGCGAGGACGAAGGTGCCGATCCGCTCGCCGTTGCGGTACTCGCCGGTGACGCGGAAGTCATCGCCCTGGACCAGGCCGAGGCTGCGCAGGATGCGGGCGATGGCCACGGTCGGGGTCTTGGGTGGGGTGGTGGGGCTCACGGCGTCTCCCGGAGGGGTATTAGTGGGTGGGCACTATGATTAACGCTGAGGGCAGGCTGAGGTACCGGTGTCCGGACAGGAAATCCGCAGGTGAGAGCACTGTCCGATGGTTGTCCGGGCAGTGTCCGGACAACCGCCCGGACACGTCCGGGGACGTGTCCGGACAGCCCGCTCAGGTGAGGTCGGCGAGCAGCACGGTCGCGTTGTCCGCGTACGGGTCCTCGGGGTCCTCGGCCTTCGACCGCTGGATCGACGTCTCGACCGCGAGGTCCACGAACTCGGTGGCGACCTGGCCGATCGGGTCGTGCTCCAGCTCGACGTACAGGTCATTCCCGTCCTCCAGGTGCGGTTCGTACGCACCGTCGGAGAGCAGGGCGAGGCGGCACGGCCCGTCGAGCGGGACGCTCCAGGTCTCGATCGCCGGGTGGTTGTACTTCGCCATCGCCTGGTCGTCGGTGAGCACCCCGCCGAGGTACGAGGTGATCATGTTGCGGTTGCCGCCTTCCGGGTACAGCGCGGTCGGGGGGTAGACCCGGCGTGCGTTGTGGTCCTCGGTCAACCGGTGGGCGATGCCGCGCCGCAGGAGGTAGGCGCGGACGTCTCCGCACCAGGCAAGTTGCAGCGGCTCGCCGGGCACGTAGAGCGCGACGAGCGCGGCGGCCGAGGGCATCCAGCGCGCCATCTCCGGGTCGTGGCGGTCGAGGTCGGCCGCGTAGTCGGCGTAGATGTGGCGCAGGCCGGCCTCCGCGTCCGCGCGGCGGGAGGCGGCGCGGGCCAGGCGGCGGGCCGCGGTGCGCGTCCACTCGCGGACCCGGCTCCCGTCGCCGATCCCGTCGAGCACGACGAAGGCGCGGGCGCCGCTGGGCGCGGTGTGGATGGCCGTGGCGTCGCACTGGAAGGAGCGGAGGCCGATCGCCTGGGCGGTGGCGTAGGTGCGCATGGGGGGGTCCGTTCTGTCGGTAGGTCAGGCGGCGATGAGGAAGGCGTCGGCCTGGACGGTGGCGATGAGCCGCCAGATCTCGCCGGGGGTGATGTCGAAGGGGACGGGCAGCTCGGCGACGAGCTGGTCACCGTCGAAGACCGCGAGCCGGCCGGGGAGGTGCTGGCCGGTGCGCGCGCCCCGCAGCGGCCGGTAGACCGTGGGGTGCGCGTCGATCCGGCCATGGAGCTCCACCGCGGCGGCCAGCTCGGCATGCTCGGCGTGCACGTCGATCAGCGCGATCAGCGCAGCCCGCACCACGTCCTCGTCGCGGCTGTCGAGGTGTCCGGCCTCGGTGACGGCCAGGAGGCGGGCGCGCAGCGCGCGTTCGCGGCGGGCGTGCGCCGGGTCGGCGGGCATCAGGTCGGCCATGCCCGGGTTGTAGCCGGTCAGCGGGGCGGACGCGTAGCCGATGACGTCGGTCGGGAAGCCCTCGGGGGCGGTCGTACGGGCGCGCCACAGGATCGTCTGGGCGCGCTCGGCGATGTCGTGGCTGCCGCCGAGGCCGAGGAGAACCGCGGCGGCCTGGCCGAGCTGGTGGGCGGTCAGGCGCAGTTCCCTGCCCTGCGGGTGGCCCTGGGCACGGCCCCGGATGACGCCGGCGAGGAGGCGGGCGCGGGTGG from Actinacidiphila sp. DG2A-62 includes:
- a CDS encoding DNA cytosine methyltransferase; the encoded protein is MIETRVCIDDTFGPFDCQLDPHNRWNGWLSPHFTLDVTRELSAQTLRMADEYGYDCTDTIHVIEGRADSQDALFGGLGDAAPQAAPGPLLVPTGGTWRDKAVTLDRPMSTRTTVETDGIVVPPILVPCEGRDGKKPMSVDDPLRTQTARLETALAYLPPFVIPMRGGGDKEKARHISAPLHTVSAGGNHHGLVTAPDHLLVPYYGNGRARELTEPIGALPTRDRYALVKAAVDFNIDDVLFRMLQPHEIARAMAFRAGYKIMGSKRHQVRQLGNAVTPGVAENLYCALYEAITGEELPRFAEGRGPLSMTLAA
- a CDS encoding rRNA adenine N-6-methyltransferase family protein, which encodes MRFPTDVLRTLTDSRTVISGDLVRIPFELDRATYAQVNTVLKEMGGRWDGRKAVRAHVFPHRIEEDFRQFLAAGEYPTRFEQGWFPTPHQLVMQVCDAAGIYAGMTVLEPSAGAGALTAELARRGGLVDSVELDPNRAELLRKQGDSRRVIARDFLDLDPLDYEEGFDRIVMNPPFADGLAHIKHAIGFMKDDGILVSVMSAGLLWWSDRASTEFRAVVEEVGGEIEPLPDGSFASVGTDIRTCLVYVPGYAGGPLRTHDWLRRQPKQLDLFDMAA
- a CDS encoding ParB/RepB/Spo0J family partition protein: MATIEITHTRAEGTILTGSSKGDGVFEIVRDHGFWFSRNVDGLYIRRSQDKEAQMWRINGAAEALRAAGHEVTVEIKEEVRRSFAEAEAAREERAEDRVERFSERAGRAVASADARREKADQISKRFEFGQPILVGHHSERRARRDAERIDTNMRKSFEERDRAAYWADRTRASENYAKHRNDPHRTLRRLERLRADLRAQERHHAEAVEKGWSSVDRHARLILDLTEEIAHWEQIVEKAKAEGVKIWGPDDFAPGDYVRYSGSWYQVARVNPKTLSIAWNLRLAPKQVMSLEDATFDGGRVGTHTADYTQVRARCPEAAMNAFLADGKVPGTKSADAASMEQPASAVREARAAAKFQQKGKSRKASSDPKVAKRVLVTCPLGGAEATVTWLNGNSRPHKDFEPVTITAPEGERFHRAVWSKSLQAEIARVLGERGYVCGKDDWTVSRDRGGFVRSVEPKPQEPAAAVDQEPQAPEPAIDETPAVVEPAPEPKAPKVWGRSDFKKGDYVQAEGRWHEVLRSNPRSVSVPGPDVYLIQWDMVTGRRSAAEMAEALAAEADEDQAPAEVTPKRTEAPPEGAEKTASDLRFSSSNPVPQGSSEVSHSVHPLSSTPHSERPETMTDSTTTPAPEVIEKAPAKKAPRKAPAKRVVEPTKVSKRREVVAETAAAAAEKAATQKTIPIDRIDRDLDQPRKLFDQAKLEELAGSMRELGQLQPISVWYNPGTRRYQIIMGERRWRAAKMAGLTKMTALVLHGAVAGSRELLAKQVAENVGRADMTPMEEAKSFKDLETAGYEIEEIGRMCGKSPAYVGWRIDLLKLCAPAQDAMSKGILGVNLAWYAAQLSDANQMRFLSRYTQGGFAGDREAEAFVKACRAEEERRESQGSFFVLSEENPAKKGDVQESILGDHDVPQEERERIISERSKLTKKIERLSVAGEILAELATADPEELALLLAGAAGGVEAHSKRIGHLRKLAGQVIGNLTKAQAIASVRASGIEINPAAVAETDAA
- a CDS encoding sigma-70 family RNA polymerase sigma factor, with amino-acid sequence MERPELPAVFAALAELAGEPTVERAQVLGRALKAVPDLSAWIRSERQRTVRALLDMPQHSAKTLSGPLEVTPQRVHDIAAGHRATENRRAAAAKAAAKD
- a CDS encoding protein phosphatase 2C domain-containing protein: MRTYATAQAIGLRSFQCDATAIHTAPSGARAFVVLDGIGDGSRVREWTRTAARRLARAASRRADAEAGLRHIYADYAADLDRHDPEMARWMPSAAALVALYVPGEPLQLAWCGDVRAYLLRRGIAHRLTEDHNARRVYPPTALYPEGGNRNMITSYLGGVLTDDQAMAKYNHPAIETWSVPLDGPCRLALLSDGAYEPHLEDGNDLYVELEHDPIGQVATEFVDLAVETSIQRSKAEDPEDPYADNATVLLADLT